One genomic region from Salinicola endophyticus encodes:
- a CDS encoding mechanosensitive ion channel domain-containing protein has protein sequence MPTPRPDRWPSRWLLLILLFFAAPLMAQQDASSDASSSAPAEEGPAYSTMADLLENEQSRQALIDQLRKLAAEQPQAGDGKPQGSAPAEANTSQASADGAKSADNATTTEDVSFPRRMAQITSAFADDIGGQFTAVAALVSGFFGSGDAAASSGPAFSLSDFLDAALELGMVIVATVVAFFVLRRLAGPLFNRFSRWSLQGDGRAHLLRVIVSVILAAVVDVVVVVLAYVAGNLVATFLVGESGTLNTRFSLFLNAFLMIELFKCALRALFASSHEGLRLVPISAAQARYCNGFLASLAGFVGYGMLVVVPILSLNLSPAFGKVISVLIMLIALLAAMTVILKKRLAVRDLILGKAEQASMAASRVALRMLAGVWHVIAILYALMVFGVTLLHPETALPFVLIATLKTILYIGIGMLVSGLLTQLIGRRITLSDELRRRLPMLEGRLNAYVPSFLKVIRVIILVAVVMYTLDAWGVFDLATWYASEAGARTVAAVIQVLLILAVAAIVWIGLASLIENYLNPETGGGAPTARAQTLMSLFRNALAITLIIMTAMIVLSQIGINIGPLIAGAGVLGLAIGFGAQKLVQDVITGVFIQLENAMNTGDVVSVGGITGTAERVSIRSVAIRDLSGTYHIVPFSSVGTVSNFMREYGNHVGEYGIAYRENIDYAIEQLQAAFEELKASEEHGHKLLAPMTVAGVVALADSSVNIRVVIKTTPGDQWGVGRAYNRLVKLYFDKAGIEIPFPHTTLYFGEDRDGSAPPAHVRVLRDDKRDIPGTAQAAASSEQPDTRSHDATHNKPTHDDVDDDAGDDPR, from the coding sequence GTGCCCACCCCTCGCCCCGATCGCTGGCCGAGCCGCTGGCTACTCTTGATACTGCTGTTCTTCGCCGCCCCGCTGATGGCGCAACAGGACGCCAGCTCAGATGCGTCGTCGAGCGCGCCCGCCGAGGAAGGCCCCGCCTACTCGACGATGGCCGACCTGCTGGAGAACGAGCAGTCGCGTCAGGCGCTGATCGATCAGCTGCGCAAGCTTGCCGCCGAGCAGCCCCAGGCCGGTGACGGGAAACCGCAGGGCAGCGCGCCCGCGGAGGCGAATACCAGCCAGGCCTCCGCCGACGGTGCCAAGAGCGCCGATAACGCCACGACTACCGAGGACGTCTCCTTCCCGCGGCGCATGGCGCAGATCACCAGCGCCTTCGCCGATGACATCGGCGGGCAGTTCACCGCCGTGGCGGCGCTGGTCAGCGGTTTCTTCGGCAGCGGCGACGCCGCCGCCAGCAGCGGCCCCGCCTTCAGCCTGAGCGACTTCCTCGATGCCGCGCTGGAGCTGGGCATGGTGATCGTCGCCACCGTGGTCGCGTTCTTCGTGCTGCGGCGCCTCGCCGGGCCGCTGTTCAACCGGTTCAGTCGCTGGTCACTGCAGGGTGATGGACGCGCCCACCTGCTGCGGGTGATCGTCAGCGTGATCCTGGCCGCAGTGGTCGACGTGGTGGTGGTGGTGCTGGCCTATGTCGCCGGCAACCTCGTCGCCACCTTCCTGGTCGGCGAGAGTGGCACCTTGAACACGCGCTTCTCGCTGTTCCTCAACGCCTTCCTGATGATCGAGCTGTTCAAGTGCGCGCTGCGCGCGCTGTTCGCCTCCAGCCACGAAGGCCTGCGCCTGGTGCCCATCAGCGCCGCCCAGGCACGCTACTGCAACGGCTTCCTGGCCAGCCTGGCCGGCTTCGTCGGCTACGGCATGCTGGTGGTGGTACCGATTCTGAGCCTCAACCTGTCGCCGGCCTTCGGCAAGGTGATCAGCGTGCTGATCATGCTGATCGCCCTGCTCGCGGCGATGACCGTGATCCTCAAGAAGCGCCTTGCGGTGCGCGATCTGATCCTGGGCAAGGCCGAGCAGGCCAGCATGGCCGCCTCCCGCGTCGCCCTGCGCATGCTGGCCGGCGTGTGGCACGTGATCGCCATTCTGTATGCGCTGATGGTGTTCGGCGTGACCCTGCTGCATCCGGAAACCGCGCTGCCGTTCGTGCTCATCGCGACCCTGAAGACGATCCTCTACATCGGCATCGGCATGCTGGTCTCGGGGCTGCTGACCCAGCTTATCGGGCGACGCATCACCCTCTCCGACGAGCTGCGCCGGCGCCTGCCGATGCTCGAGGGGCGGCTCAACGCCTATGTGCCGAGCTTCCTCAAGGTGATCCGCGTGATCATTCTGGTCGCGGTGGTGATGTACACCCTGGACGCCTGGGGCGTCTTCGACCTGGCCACCTGGTACGCCAGCGAAGCCGGCGCGCGCACCGTCGCTGCCGTGATCCAGGTGCTCCTGATTCTGGCCGTGGCCGCCATCGTATGGATCGGCCTGGCCAGCCTGATCGAGAACTATCTCAACCCGGAGACCGGCGGCGGCGCCCCGACTGCCCGCGCCCAGACCCTGATGAGCCTGTTCCGCAACGCCCTGGCGATCACCCTGATCATCATGACGGCGATGATCGTGCTGTCGCAGATCGGTATCAATATCGGCCCGCTGATCGCCGGGGCCGGGGTGCTGGGCCTGGCCATCGGTTTCGGTGCCCAGAAACTGGTCCAGGACGTCATCACTGGGGTCTTCATCCAGCTCGAGAACGCCATGAACACTGGCGATGTGGTCTCCGTGGGCGGCATCACCGGTACCGCCGAGCGCGTCAGCATCCGCTCGGTGGCGATCCGAGACCTCTCCGGTACCTACCATATCGTGCCGTTCTCGTCGGTGGGCACGGTCTCCAACTTCATGCGTGAATACGGCAACCATGTCGGCGAGTACGGCATCGCCTACCGCGAGAACATCGATTACGCCATCGAGCAGCTGCAGGCGGCGTTCGAGGAGCTCAAGGCGAGCGAGGAGCATGGCCACAAGCTGCTGGCCCCGATGACCGTGGCAGGCGTGGTCGCCCTGGCCGACAGCTCGGTCAATATCCGTGTGGTGATCAAGACCACCCCGGGCGACCAGTGGGGTGTGGGCCGCGCCTACAACCGCCTGGTCAAGCTCTACTTCGACAAGGCCGGTATCGAGATCCCGTTCCCGCACACCACGCTCTACTTCGGCGAGGATCGGGACGGCTCGGCGCCGCCGGCCCACGTGCGCGTGCTGCGCGACGACAAGCGCGACATTCCGGGTACCGCCCAGGCGGCCGCGTCCTCCGAGCAACCGGATACCCGGTCGCACGATGCCACGCACAACAAACCGACCCATGACGACGTCGACGACGATGCCGGTGACGATCCGCGCTGA
- the smpB gene encoding SsrA-binding protein SmpB encodes MGKKKGNAPGNNTIAQNKKARFEYHIDETFEAGLSLSGWEVKSLRAGKAQLTDTYILIKNGEAWLLGSHITPLNTASTHVVAEPDRTRKLLLHRKEIARIFSRTQEKGHTCVPLKLYWKKNLVKCELALVRGKQLHDKRATQKERDWNREKARVMRDHA; translated from the coding sequence ATGGGTAAGAAGAAAGGCAACGCGCCCGGCAACAACACGATCGCCCAGAACAAGAAGGCTCGTTTCGAGTATCACATCGACGAAACCTTCGAGGCGGGTCTCTCGCTGAGCGGTTGGGAGGTCAAGAGCCTGCGTGCCGGCAAGGCCCAGCTCACCGACACCTATATCCTGATCAAGAACGGCGAGGCCTGGCTGCTGGGCAGCCACATCACGCCGCTCAACACCGCCAGCACCCACGTGGTGGCCGAGCCCGACCGCACGCGCAAGCTGCTGCTGCATCGCAAGGAGATCGCCAGGATCTTCTCGCGGACCCAGGAGAAGGGCCACACCTGTGTGCCGCTCAAGCTCTACTGGAAGAAGAATCTGGTCAAGTGCGAGCTGGCGCTGGTGCGCGGCAAGCAATTGCACGACAAGCGCGCCACCCAGAAGGAGCGCGACTGGAATCGCGAGAAGGCGCGGGTGATGCGCGACCACGCCTGA
- a CDS encoding type II toxin-antitoxin system RatA family toxin produces MPSVHRSAFVRHTPEQMFELVNDFERYPEFLPGCRRARVIERGEDYLIGSMTLAKGGVEQTVTTRNDLKRPGRIDLSLVDGPFKRLEGCWLFRDLGENACKVELEMEFEFSNRLLGMAFGRLFQQVAGQLIDAFTRRADQVYGR; encoded by the coding sequence ATGCCAAGCGTGCACCGGTCTGCTTTTGTCCGGCATACCCCGGAACAGATGTTCGAGCTGGTCAATGACTTCGAACGCTACCCGGAATTCCTCCCCGGCTGCCGTCGGGCCCGGGTGATCGAACGCGGAGAGGATTACTTGATCGGCAGCATGACCCTGGCCAAGGGCGGCGTCGAGCAGACCGTGACCACGCGCAATGATCTCAAGCGCCCCGGGCGCATCGATCTGTCGCTGGTCGACGGCCCGTTCAAGCGCCTCGAGGGATGCTGGCTGTTCCGTGATCTGGGCGAGAACGCCTGCAAGGTGGAGCTGGAGATGGAGTTCGAGTTCAGCAACCGGCTGCTGGGCATGGCCTTCGGCCGTCTGTTCCAGCAGGTCGCGGGGCAGCTGATCGACGCTTTCACCCGGCGCGCCGATCAGGTCTATGGGCGCTGA
- a CDS encoding RnfH family protein yields the protein MPPAADAREISGTESGEAPAGDSALVEVAYATPAHQRIVTLAWSAGLTAREAVMRADLPTYFADLDEAWLASAPLGIFGERLVHPEQRELLPGERVEVYRPLHIDPKQARRERAARRPPR from the coding sequence ATGCCTCCCGCAGCCGATGCCCGCGAGATTAGCGGTACCGAGTCGGGCGAGGCGCCGGCCGGAGACAGTGCGCTGGTCGAGGTGGCCTACGCCACGCCGGCGCATCAGCGTATCGTCACGCTCGCGTGGTCGGCGGGGCTGACCGCGCGGGAGGCGGTGATGCGTGCCGATCTGCCGACCTATTTCGCCGACCTCGACGAGGCCTGGCTGGCGAGTGCGCCGCTGGGGATCTTCGGCGAGCGTCTTGTCCACCCCGAGCAGCGCGAACTGCTGCCGGGGGAGCGGGTCGAGGTCTACCGCCCGCTGCACATCGACCCCAAGCAGGCGCGACGCGAGCGGGCGGCCCGCAGGCCGCCGCGCTGA
- a CDS encoding outer membrane protein assembly factor BamE: MLAASLIAGCSYFGVYKRDLVQGNLITQDMVSQLHTGMSRAQVVQVMGTPLMEAPFSSDQWDYVFYLDKAYGGTVEKRVTLTFANDQVVDIQKSGDMNADVELDQDSGPGPAVEGAGEGAAVPQVGPTGL, from the coding sequence GTGCTCGCAGCGTCTCTCATCGCTGGCTGTAGCTACTTTGGCGTCTACAAACGCGACCTCGTCCAGGGCAACCTCATCACCCAGGACATGGTGTCTCAGCTCCATACCGGCATGAGCCGCGCCCAGGTCGTTCAGGTCATGGGAACGCCGCTGATGGAAGCGCCCTTCTCCTCCGACCAGTGGGACTACGTCTTCTATCTCGACAAGGCCTACGGCGGCACGGTGGAGAAGCGGGTCACGCTCACCTTCGCCAACGACCAGGTGGTCGACATCCAGAAGTCCGGTGACATGAATGCCGACGTCGAACTCGACCAGGACAGCGGCCCGGGGCCGGCGGTCGAAGGTGCCGGTGAAGGTGCTGCGGTGCCGCAGGTCGGCCCCACAGGCCTTTAA
- the fur gene encoding ferric iron uptake transcriptional regulator gives MADENQELRKAGLKVTLPRVKILQILEATRMEEELHMSAEDVYKALLESGEDVGLATVYRVLTQFEAAGLVVRHNFDGGHAVFEMTQEEHHDHMVDLESGDIVEFYDEEIERRQREIVEEHGYELVEHALVLYVRPRGSKATRQDSSKK, from the coding sequence ATGGCAGACGAAAACCAAGAATTGCGCAAGGCGGGACTCAAGGTCACTCTGCCGCGTGTCAAGATCCTGCAGATTCTCGAAGCGACACGTATGGAAGAAGAGCTCCATATGAGCGCCGAGGACGTCTACAAGGCGCTGCTGGAGTCGGGAGAAGACGTCGGCCTCGCTACCGTATACCGTGTGCTGACTCAGTTCGAGGCCGCTGGCCTGGTGGTGCGTCACAATTTCGACGGCGGCCATGCCGTGTTCGAGATGACCCAGGAAGAGCACCATGACCACATGGTGGACCTGGAGTCCGGTGATATCGTCGAGTTCTACGACGAAGAGATCGAGCGGCGCCAGCGTGAGATCGTCGAAGAGCACGGCTACGAGCTGGTCGAGCATGCGCTGGTGCTTTACGTCCGCCCGCGCGGCTCCAAGGCGACGCGCCAGGACAGCAGCAAGAAGTGA
- the recN gene encoding DNA repair protein RecN, with protein sequence MLIQLAIRDFAIVDTLDLEFQSGMTAITGETGAGKSILLGALGLCLGERADAGGVRHGAERADLSARFDLSGRAEARAWLAARELPSEDCLLRRVVTASGRSKAWINGQPCTIADLRELGECLIDVHSQHAHQALLNEETHRRLLDDAAGQRRAVDDLAALYRQWQSLRKQYRQRSENDEEREAKRQLLRYQVEELDQLALQADELEALEQEQETLAHLEETLREAQFAADCCDHDEGGALGLLLQAHTRLSRVPGSDRGSLAEALGMLGDAQIQLEEAARELHHFVESTELDPQRLAWVDERLGEIHRIARKHHVMPDELVALHQRLSAELADLDGGDDDLDSLRARLEETRQHYRDAARQISEARQTSATEFARQVQEQLAFLGMEKARFAVEVTPLETPQPHGVDRVSLLISANPGQPPRPLAKVASGGELSRVSLAIQVVAASHSTLATLVFDEVDVGISGATAEIVGQLLRRLGQKAQIMTVTHLPQVAAQAHQHLHIEKQSSDEATRTQMAQLDEAGRVREIARMLGGVKLSERTLAHAREMLAASQTGAH encoded by the coding sequence ATGCTGATCCAACTCGCCATTCGCGACTTCGCCATCGTCGACACCCTCGATCTGGAGTTCCAGTCCGGCATGACCGCCATCACCGGTGAGACCGGGGCGGGCAAGTCGATCCTGCTCGGCGCCCTCGGGCTCTGCCTGGGCGAACGCGCCGATGCCGGCGGCGTGCGTCATGGCGCCGAACGCGCCGATCTCAGCGCGCGCTTCGACCTCAGCGGCCGCGCCGAGGCGCGGGCCTGGCTCGCCGCGCGCGAACTGCCGAGCGAGGATTGCCTGCTACGCCGAGTGGTCACCGCTTCCGGACGCTCCAAGGCGTGGATCAACGGCCAGCCCTGCACCATCGCCGACCTGCGCGAGCTCGGCGAGTGTCTGATCGACGTCCACAGCCAGCATGCCCACCAGGCGCTGCTCAACGAGGAGACCCATCGCCGCCTGCTCGACGACGCCGCCGGCCAGCGCCGCGCGGTCGACGATCTGGCGGCGCTGTACCGCCAGTGGCAGAGCCTGCGCAAGCAGTATCGTCAGCGCAGCGAGAACGACGAGGAGCGCGAGGCCAAGCGCCAACTGCTGCGCTATCAGGTGGAGGAGCTGGATCAGCTGGCACTGCAGGCAGACGAACTGGAGGCACTGGAACAGGAGCAGGAGACCCTGGCGCATCTGGAGGAGACCCTGCGCGAGGCGCAGTTCGCCGCCGACTGCTGCGACCACGACGAAGGCGGTGCACTGGGCCTGCTACTGCAGGCACACACGCGCCTGTCGCGTGTGCCGGGCAGCGACCGCGGCAGCCTGGCGGAAGCGCTCGGCATGCTCGGTGATGCCCAGATCCAGCTCGAGGAGGCGGCCCGGGAGCTACACCACTTCGTCGAGTCCACCGAGCTCGATCCGCAAAGACTGGCTTGGGTCGACGAGCGCCTCGGCGAGATCCACCGCATTGCGCGCAAGCACCACGTCATGCCCGACGAGCTGGTCGCGCTGCACCAGCGCCTGAGCGCCGAGCTGGCCGATCTCGATGGCGGCGATGACGACCTCGACAGCCTGCGCGCGCGGCTTGAGGAGACGCGCCAGCACTACCGCGACGCCGCCCGCCAGATCAGCGAGGCGCGCCAGACCAGTGCCACCGAATTCGCCCGTCAGGTACAGGAGCAGCTCGCTTTCCTGGGCATGGAGAAGGCGCGCTTCGCGGTCGAGGTCACCCCGCTGGAGACGCCGCAGCCCCACGGGGTCGACCGCGTCAGCCTCTTGATCAGCGCCAACCCCGGCCAGCCGCCGCGGCCACTGGCCAAGGTCGCTTCCGGCGGCGAGCTCTCCCGCGTCAGCCTGGCGATCCAGGTAGTCGCGGCCAGCCACAGCACCCTGGCCACGCTGGTGTTCGACGAGGTCGATGTCGGCATCTCCGGCGCCACCGCCGAGATCGTCGGCCAGCTGCTGCGCCGGCTGGGCCAGAAAGCCCAGATCATGACCGTGACCCACCTGCCCCAGGTTGCCGCCCAGGCGCACCAGCACCTGCACATCGAAAAGCAGTCCAGCGACGAGGCCACCCGCACCCAGATGGCGCAGCTCGACGAAGCGGGCAGAGTGCGCGAGATCGCGCGCATGCTCGGCGGCGTCAAACTCTCGGAGCGCACCCTGGCCCACGCCCGCGAGATGCTGGCGGCGAGCCAGACCGGGGCGCACTGA
- the grpE gene encoding nucleotide exchange factor GrpE, with amino-acid sequence MARDPQKPVDEEIERAERDGEPQPTQAPLEGDLDAVADELEHEPGETGGDANPEAEVLAARVEELEQALTEAKDQSMRAAAEAQNARRRAEQDAEKARKFALEKFVKELLPVVDSLEKGLESMQEVDETHREGVSMTLKMQLDVLAKFGVEQIDPQGEPFDPQFHEAMSMVPNPELDPNTVMDVMQKGYTLNGRLVRPAMVIVSKSA; translated from the coding sequence ATGGCCAGAGATCCGCAGAAGCCCGTCGACGAAGAGATCGAGCGCGCCGAGCGCGACGGCGAACCGCAGCCGACCCAGGCGCCGCTCGAGGGTGATCTCGACGCGGTTGCCGACGAACTCGAGCATGAGCCTGGCGAGACCGGCGGCGACGCCAACCCCGAGGCAGAAGTGCTGGCCGCGCGGGTCGAAGAGCTGGAGCAGGCGCTCACCGAGGCCAAGGATCAGTCGATGCGTGCCGCCGCCGAGGCCCAGAATGCCCGCCGGCGCGCCGAGCAGGATGCCGAGAAGGCTCGGAAGTTCGCCCTGGAGAAGTTCGTCAAGGAGCTGCTGCCGGTGGTCGACAGTCTGGAAAAGGGGCTGGAGAGCATGCAGGAGGTCGACGAGACCCACCGTGAGGGGGTGTCGATGACTCTGAAGATGCAGCTCGACGTGCTCGCCAAGTTCGGCGTCGAGCAGATCGACCCGCAGGGTGAACCGTTCGATCCGCAGTTCCACGAAGCGATGAGCATGGTGCCCAATCCGGAGCTCGACCCCAACACGGTCATGGATGTGATGCAGAAGGGTTACACCCTGAACGGGCGTCTGGTGCGGCCGGCGATGGTCATCGTCAGCAAGTCGGCCTGA
- the dnaK gene encoding molecular chaperone DnaK has protein sequence MGRIIGIDLGTTNSCVAVLDGDKTRVIENAEGARTTPSIIGYTDDGETLVGQAAKRQAVTNPTNTLYAVKRLIGRKFKDDVVQKDIKMVPYRIVEADNGDAWVQVNDKKLAPPQVSAEVLKKMKKTAEDYLGEEVTEAVITVPAYFNDSQRQATKDAGRIAGLEVKRIINEPTAAALAYGMDRSTGDRTIAVYDLGGGTFDISIIEVADVDGEKQFEVLATNGDTFLGGEDFDLKLIDYLVQQFKSDSGIDLSGDSLAMQRLKEAAEKAKIELSSAQQTEVNLPYITADNTGPKHLAIKVTRAKLESLVEDLVSRSLGPCKTAMEDAGLSNSEIHDVILVGGQTRMPMVQQKVAEFFGKDARKDVNPDEAVAMGAAIQGGVLGGDVKDVLLLDVTPLTLGIETLGGVMTPLIEKNTTIPTKKTQTFSTAEDNQTAVTIHALQGERKQAAQNKSLGRFDLADIPPAPRGVPQIEVAFDLDANGILNITAKDKATGKEQSIVIKSSSGLSDEEIDQMVKDAEAHEAEDKKFEELVALRNQADGMIHASRKTLEEAGDKVDADEKSKIESAIGELEEALKGDDKDAIQAKLDALTEASGNLAQKMYAEQGEGADQEAGAQADDAQASGKKEDDVVDAEFEEVNDDRKKQ, from the coding sequence ATGGGACGCATCATCGGTATCGACCTGGGTACGACCAACTCCTGCGTCGCCGTGCTCGACGGTGACAAGACTCGCGTGATCGAGAACGCCGAAGGCGCTCGCACCACGCCGTCGATCATCGGCTACACCGACGACGGAGAGACCCTGGTCGGCCAGGCGGCCAAGCGTCAGGCGGTCACCAACCCGACCAACACGCTCTACGCCGTCAAGCGCCTGATCGGCCGCAAGTTCAAGGACGACGTCGTCCAGAAGGACATCAAGATGGTGCCTTACCGCATCGTCGAGGCCGACAACGGCGACGCCTGGGTGCAGGTGAACGACAAGAAGCTGGCACCGCCGCAGGTCAGCGCGGAAGTGCTCAAGAAGATGAAGAAGACCGCCGAGGACTATCTCGGTGAAGAAGTGACCGAAGCGGTCATCACCGTGCCGGCCTACTTCAACGACTCCCAGCGTCAGGCGACCAAGGACGCCGGCCGTATCGCCGGTCTCGAGGTCAAGCGCATCATCAACGAGCCGACCGCAGCCGCGCTGGCCTACGGCATGGATCGTTCCACCGGCGACCGTACCATCGCGGTCTACGACCTAGGCGGCGGTACCTTCGATATCTCGATCATCGAAGTCGCCGACGTCGACGGCGAGAAGCAGTTCGAGGTGCTGGCCACCAACGGTGACACCTTCCTGGGTGGCGAGGACTTCGACCTCAAGCTGATCGACTACCTGGTGCAGCAGTTCAAGAGCGATTCGGGCATCGACCTGTCCGGTGACAGCCTGGCCATGCAGCGTCTGAAGGAAGCCGCCGAGAAGGCCAAGATCGAGCTCTCCTCGGCCCAGCAGACCGAAGTCAATCTGCCCTACATCACCGCCGACAACACCGGTCCCAAGCACCTGGCGATCAAGGTCACCCGGGCCAAGCTCGAGTCGCTGGTCGAAGATCTGGTCAGCCGCTCGCTGGGTCCGTGCAAGACCGCCATGGAAGACGCCGGTCTCTCCAACAGCGAGATCCACGACGTCATCCTGGTGGGCGGCCAGACCCGCATGCCGATGGTGCAGCAGAAGGTCGCCGAGTTCTTCGGCAAGGACGCCCGCAAGGACGTCAACCCGGACGAAGCCGTGGCCATGGGTGCCGCGATTCAGGGCGGCGTGCTCGGCGGTGACGTCAAGGACGTGCTGCTGCTCGACGTGACCCCGCTGACGCTGGGCATCGAGACCCTGGGTGGCGTGATGACGCCGCTGATCGAGAAGAACACCACGATCCCGACCAAGAAGACCCAGACCTTCTCGACCGCCGAAGACAACCAGACGGCCGTGACCATTCACGCGCTGCAGGGTGAGCGTAAGCAGGCGGCGCAGAACAAGTCGCTGGGCCGCTTCGACCTCGCCGACATTCCGCCGGCACCGCGCGGCGTGCCGCAGATCGAAGTCGCCTTCGATCTCGATGCCAACGGTATCCTCAACATCACGGCCAAGGACAAGGCGACCGGCAAAGAGCAGTCGATCGTGATCAAGTCCTCCAGCGGTCTCTCCGACGAAGAGATCGATCAGATGGTCAAGGATGCCGAGGCGCACGAGGCCGAGGACAAGAAGTTCGAAGAGCTGGTCGCCCTGCGCAACCAGGCCGACGGCATGATCCACGCCTCGCGCAAGACGCTGGAAGAGGCCGGCGACAAGGTCGACGCCGACGAGAAGAGCAAGATCGAGAGCGCCATCGGCGAGCTCGAGGAAGCGCTCAAGGGTGACGACAAGGACGCCATCCAGGCCAAGCTCGACGCGCTCACCGAAGCCTCCGGCAACCTGGCGCAGAAGATGTACGCCGAGCAGGGCGAAGGCGCCGATCAGGAAGCGGGTGCCCAGGCCGACGACGCCCAGGCCAGCGGCAAGAAAGAGGATGACGTGGTTGACGCCGAGTTCGAGGAAGTCAACGACGATCGGAAAAAGCAATAA
- the dnaJ gene encoding molecular chaperone DnaJ has product MSKRDYYEVLGVDKGADGKEIKKAYRRLAQKYHPDRNPDDQQAAEKFREVSDAYEVLSDDQKRAAYDQFGHAGVDGQAGGGFGGGGFGGAGAGGFSDIFGDVFGDIFGGGGGRRNPNAPQRGSDLRYNLELDLEDAVFGTTVDIRVPRHVECEHCDGNGAEPGSSKETCPTCHGQGQVRMQQGFFAVQQTCPTCHGSGQVIKVPCRKCHGEGRVRETRTLSVKIPAGVDTGDRIRLNGEGESGLNGGPAGDLYVQADIKSHPIFERDGRHLHCEVPINFVDAALGGELEVPTLEGRVKLKIPAETQTGKLFRLRGKGVKPVRGGPAGDLLCKVVVETPVNLSEEQKELLRKFQESLGSASRHSPKKEGWFDGVKRFFEDMKP; this is encoded by the coding sequence ATGTCCAAGCGTGACTACTACGAAGTGCTGGGCGTCGACAAGGGCGCCGACGGCAAGGAGATCAAGAAGGCCTATCGCCGGCTGGCACAGAAGTACCATCCGGATCGCAATCCGGACGATCAGCAGGCGGCGGAGAAATTCCGCGAGGTCTCCGATGCCTACGAGGTGCTGTCCGACGACCAGAAGCGCGCGGCCTACGACCAGTTCGGTCATGCCGGGGTCGACGGCCAGGCCGGCGGCGGTTTCGGTGGCGGCGGTTTCGGCGGTGCCGGGGCCGGTGGTTTCAGCGATATCTTCGGCGATGTCTTCGGCGATATCTTCGGTGGCGGCGGTGGTCGGCGCAATCCCAACGCGCCCCAGCGCGGCAGCGATCTGCGCTACAACCTGGAGCTCGATCTCGAGGATGCCGTCTTCGGCACCACGGTCGATATCCGCGTACCGCGCCACGTCGAGTGCGAGCACTGCGACGGCAATGGCGCCGAGCCCGGTTCCAGCAAGGAGACCTGCCCGACCTGTCACGGCCAGGGTCAGGTGCGCATGCAGCAGGGCTTCTTCGCCGTGCAGCAGACCTGCCCGACCTGCCACGGCAGCGGCCAGGTGATCAAGGTGCCGTGCCGCAAGTGCCACGGCGAGGGCCGTGTACGCGAGACGCGCACGCTGTCGGTGAAGATCCCCGCCGGGGTGGATACCGGCGACCGTATTCGTCTCAACGGCGAGGGCGAGTCCGGGCTCAACGGCGGGCCGGCGGGCGACCTCTACGTCCAGGCCGATATCAAGTCCCACCCGATCTTCGAGCGTGACGGGCGTCATCTGCACTGCGAAGTGCCGATCAACTTCGTCGACGCTGCCCTGGGCGGCGAGCTCGAGGTGCCGACCCTGGAGGGCCGGGTCAAGCTCAAGATCCCCGCCGAGACCCAGACCGGCAAGCTGTTCCGGCTGCGCGGCAAGGGCGTGAAACCGGTGCGCGGCGGCCCCGCCGGCGACCTGCTGTGCAAGGTCGTGGTGGAGACTCCGGTCAATCTCTCCGAGGAGCAGAAAGAGCTGCTGCGCAAGTTCCAGGAGAGCCTGGGCAGTGCCAGCCGCCACTCGCCCAAGAAAGAGGGCTGGTTCGACGGCGTCAAACGCTTCTTCGAAGACATGAAGCCTTGA
- a CDS encoding formate dehydrogenase subunit delta, producing the protein MSDNTASLIKMINQISLNNRHHGDDAQAAEQVATHLKKFWARPMKRDIIAYADEDGSQLDPVSKLAVDRLKALSSTVKDWEETSDAG; encoded by the coding sequence ATGAGCGATAACACGGCGTCGCTGATCAAGATGATCAATCAGATCAGCCTCAACAACCGCCATCACGGCGACGATGCCCAGGCGGCCGAACAGGTCGCCACCCATCTCAAGAAGTTCTGGGCGCGCCCCATGAAGCGCGACATCATCGCCTACGCCGACGAGGACGGCAGCCAGCTCGATCCGGTGTCGAAGCTGGCCGTCGACCGGCTCAAGGCGCTCTCGAGTACGGTCAAGGACTGGGAGGAGACCTCGGACGCGGGCTAG